One window from the genome of Armatimonadota bacterium encodes:
- the lpdA gene encoding dihydrolipoyl dehydrogenase produces the protein MQSTPQGGSPQPETPVAGPAATVPQTFESLIKDISALMPPQEKEQPMATENFDADLVVIGAGPGGYVAAIRAAQLGAKVMCVEKEFLGGTCLNWGCIPSKAMIGSVERYQDTKKAAELGVTISGEVGFDFAKIMERKEKIVQTQRGGVGYLFKKNKIEHVEGFASFKDANTIEVDKDGQKRTIRAKNFVLAMGSSVIHIPVPGLEGGRENGVWTSDETVTATHVPKRMLVLGGGAVGCEFSYVFGGLGSDVTLVEMMPNLIPMFDEELGKELGKQMSKLGVKVKTGAALEKCEKKGDAWVCHVKTGTTTEQIEVDVVLLGVGRKANTEGMNLEKIGVKLHRRGVEILDDTMVTHVPNIYAIGDVTGRIQLAHVASHEGIIAVTNIIKGTKEKAQYKAVPNCVYTVPEVASVGLTEEQAKTQGHEVKIGKAQFRPNGKAMASGHQDGFVKVVVDAKYGELLGLHMIGSHVTDMIHEGVAAINLEATLESLFMSIHAHPTMAEVVLEAFEDAHGMAIHKA, from the coding sequence GTGCAAAGCACGCCCCAAGGCGGATCCCCACAGCCCGAGACCCCGGTCGCCGGGCCTGCCGCCACCGTCCCCCAGACTTTTGAAAGTCTGATCAAGGATATTAGCGCGCTGATGCCACCCCAGGAAAAAGAACAACCAATGGCTACTGAGAACTTTGATGCCGACCTTGTTGTCATCGGTGCCGGCCCAGGCGGGTACGTCGCTGCGATCCGCGCTGCCCAACTCGGGGCAAAAGTCATGTGCGTCGAAAAAGAATTTCTCGGCGGCACATGCCTCAACTGGGGGTGCATCCCCTCAAAAGCCATGATCGGCTCAGTCGAACGGTACCAAGACACCAAAAAGGCCGCCGAACTCGGGGTCACCATCTCCGGAGAGGTCGGGTTCGATTTTGCGAAAATCATGGAGCGCAAAGAGAAGATCGTCCAAACCCAGCGCGGAGGGGTCGGCTACTTGTTCAAGAAGAACAAGATCGAGCACGTCGAAGGGTTCGCCAGTTTCAAAGACGCCAACACCATTGAAGTCGACAAAGATGGCCAAAAGCGCACCATCCGGGCCAAGAACTTTGTCTTGGCGATGGGTTCCAGCGTTATCCACATCCCAGTCCCCGGTTTGGAAGGCGGACGCGAGAACGGTGTTTGGACATCAGATGAAACCGTCACCGCCACCCACGTGCCCAAACGAATGCTCGTCCTGGGCGGGGGGGCCGTCGGGTGCGAATTCAGCTACGTTTTTGGCGGGCTGGGCAGCGATGTCACCCTCGTTGAAATGATGCCGAACCTCATCCCCATGTTCGACGAAGAACTGGGCAAGGAGTTGGGCAAGCAGATGTCCAAACTGGGCGTGAAAGTCAAAACCGGCGCCGCGCTAGAAAAATGTGAGAAAAAAGGCGACGCCTGGGTTTGCCATGTCAAAACCGGGACGACGACCGAACAGATCGAAGTCGATGTCGTCCTGCTGGGGGTCGGGCGCAAAGCCAACACCGAAGGGATGAACCTGGAAAAAATCGGCGTCAAGTTGCACCGCCGTGGCGTTGAAATTCTCGACGACACCATGGTCACTCATGTCCCCAACATTTATGCCATCGGGGACGTCACGGGCCGAATCCAATTGGCGCACGTGGCCAGCCACGAAGGCATTATCGCCGTCACCAACATCATCAAAGGCACCAAGGAAAAGGCGCAATACAAAGCCGTCCCCAACTGCGTTTACACCGTTCCGGAAGTGGCCAGTGTCGGCCTCACCGAAGAGCAAGCCAAAACTCAAGGCCACGAAGTCAAAATCGGCAAGGCCCAATTCCGGCCGAACGGCAAAGCCATGGCCAGCGGGCACCAAGACGGTTTTGTCAAAGTCGTCGTCGATGCAAAATATGGCGAACTCTTGGGTCTGCACATGATCGGCTCCCACGTGACCGACATGATCCACGAGGGCGTTGCCGCGATCAACCTGGAAGCCACGCTGGAATCGCTCTTTATGAGCATCCATGCCCACCCCACCATGGCCGAGGTCGTCCTGGAAGCATTCGAAGACGCCCACGGCATGGCCATCCACAAAGCCTAG